In Papaver somniferum cultivar HN1 chromosome 9, ASM357369v1, whole genome shotgun sequence, the genomic stretch ATTGCAGTTCCAACAGTTTTACCTTATAATTTAGTAGTGGAGCAGGTGGGTTGTTTGTTGCACGTTAGCTCATCCACCTTTTGAATACAAACAATAtaaatcaattctatttcaattaTTAAGGAAAGCATTTAGGAACTAAGAAAATCAGCAGCTTGAGATTCATATTGTCTCATCACAAGATTCTGAACCTTGTTCAGAGCCCAAATGAACATCTTCAGCGGCTACTTGTTTCTTGTCATTTTGAGCTGCTTCTCTCTTCAATCTCACTTGTTCCTCTCTTTCTCTATGCCCTTCTTTTACCAACTCGATAAACTTGTCTTTTATCGCTAGTAAAGGATCTCGATCGATCAATTGGTCATTTTCGTAAGCTTCACGAAGTACGGCAGTTTTTATCCCACCTTTTAAAGATGTGTAAAAAATGCCAGAATGTCTAGTGAAAACATTAGGAAATGCATTTGAAAACCTGTATTCCTCCTTAAATTTCCCTAGAATTGGCACTGGCATTCTTTTTAGAAGTGATAGAGAAAGCAATTCATGGAAAACTCCCACTGTTCTTTTCTCCATTTCAGGTGACGCTTGGTCCAGTTGAGAAGCATCTTCATAAGGAGATATGTACGGAAGCTCCATCCAATCCCTGACCCATTCCCTCATTTCTTTCTTTAGTAAAACCCCCTTGGGAAGTTTCACATTGAATGAAGGCCTAATACGGATACCTGTTAAGTTAGATGCTTCTTCTGCTCTTTGTTCTATAACAGATTTAGCAAACGCGGGATTCCAAGAAACCAATTCTAAATATGATTTACCTTCATCAGGACTGCCAACTAACCGGAAAAGATTTGGGTACTTGGGGATTAAATTGCACATAAAATCATTCGGAAACCCAAATTCCCGCTTGACATCTCCTAATTTCTCAGCACTAGCAACTTTGTTTTTACACATCATGAGCAATTTGCAAAGCTTCGCCACCACCAATTGTTCATTGTCATCTCTGATCTGTTTCTCTTCATCGAGAAAACTTTGAAGACGACCACTGACACGAAGGAATGGAACTGGTAGAGTTGTAGGCTTAATTTTGTCGAGATAGACATCAAAAAGTCCAGGATTTCGATCAAGGAATGTCTCGATTTTAACTGCGACGCGTaatctttctcttcttttctcaAGGTAACGGAGAGGAATTACATGTCCAGGTTCGTTTAAAACTTCTTTAACTACTTTGTTGCACAGACGCCATGCTTTATCTTGTTCGATTGCCTCATCAAGTTGTCTGTCTTTACGCCAGGGGACTTTAAGGCTTGAAATAGAAGCGAATCGACACCAGTGATTACTACCAGAACATGAAGGCAAGAATGTATGCAGAACTGAACTCGAATTGGTAGATACAGCGCTTGAGCTATTTCTCGAAAGCAAACTAGCTTTTAAGGCTGAAAGCATAATCACAAACAGATCATAGACTCTAAGCTTTTTTGCAGGCAATATGTTAAACACCTACAAGGGAGGCAATATGTCAAACACCTGTAAGGTCATACACAACCAATATGAAACTAATATAAACAAACAAGAAAAGATGATTATTTCAGCATTCAAGTTACATGTTTGTGTCAAATTGCAAGAGCTCCTTCCAAGAATCGAACAAATTTAGGCATGAGTAGTTTGAAATGTGTTAGCATTCATCACTAAAAGCCTTAAAGTTCACACTCGTAAACGAAATTTCTTAAAGTGATATCAGAATGCATTATCTTCAAATCCAATTTATTCGAAAGCAAATTCGCAAGACCATTCAGTTATGGGAAGTAAAGATCATCTCTGATATAATTTAAAAACCCACGAGATTCAAGAACAAAAAGAAATCAACCATACTGATCTTAAAATGTGTTAATGTCAAAACCAAACTCTTAAACCCTAAAAGATTTTAATGGTAGATAAGAAACAAGAGCTAAGAATAGAAAAAGGTGAGTGAAAGTACCGTTGTTCTACCGTGACTGCTGGTTCTGTAGCGTGGAGAGTGAGAATGTGAGGAAAATTGAGATGAACGAAGAGCGGAAGAGAGAGAGACGAAGAGCTGGTGCTGTAAGATTAACAATAAGCAATGCTCACCCTACCAGATTTTAACATTTCTCCGGCTTAAAAGTGAACCAAATGGGAGAAACTTCGGTGCCCAGTGAACGCATACGCTCACAACGTCCTATATTAGCCAGTGCCCTATGGTAGAGCTAGGAATTACTCGATGACGAACTGAGCTAGGTACCCCGTTTTTTATAATTGGTATTATATCAATTAAAACAATTTTAAATTATTATCTTCAAattcaattaataaaaatataaattatatttcGTTTAGCAAAACGGGCACCTagatcagctggtcatccccgttttccGAATATTTATGCACTACAGGAGGTCCCAagttcgagcccccaatgacgtaatattgcaggaattaatatgaaaggtagagttagcttgcccccttaTGACACAATCTCCCCCCATCTGCTTCGGCtctcttggctaggttacccatgagactCGCTGGTAAGCTAGCACGACAacttgttcaattaatgtagtagtaggTTGTTGGAGCTTCGTTTGGTTACCCATGAGACTCGCTGGTAAGCTAGCACGACAacttgttcaattaatgtagtagtaggTTGTTGGAGCTTCGCTTGTTAGGATTCCAATTAGTTAAtataatactctttatctaataataaaaaataattttattctaTTAATAATCtaatatgaaaacaaaaaaatattattgtaaataatcctaagttatttggaaagtcaagataaatatagtaattaaaccttattattattaaaatttgTTATTTTTATATCAAATTGAAATAAATTTTATACTTAAATTAGAATAATAGAGTTTAAATTTCAAACTTGAGCCAACCCGAGGAATCTGAGAAATAAACTTGGGTGGACTTGGGCATCACCTCCATGGTTTCCATGGGTTCAATGGGAAATCTGGGAAAAAGAATCTAGCTCGGGCCCGGCTTGTCCAAGGCTTCTAACCCAACCAACAACCCAAGTCCCACCTCTAAAATGTTGAATCTTTAAATAGAAAGAATAAAAATGTTGAGtcatcttctttttgttttttgcagAAAAAGGAGTGTCACCGACATTAAGACGAGTTTGGTATTGCTCTGAGTTTTACAAAAACGCTTTTTTGTTATGTTGTGTTGTGCGTTGTTGTGTCTCGGTGTAAAAACAAAATGGTTAGACGTTTAGTAAACTATTATGTGTAAAGTGTTGTACAACCAACAAACTATAAATTTTGTTTAGTAAATTATCATATTGAAGTGCTTATGATGTGGCTAATAACTAAAATAGACATGGATTATAAATTATTTTGAAATAACATCTATTGATATTAAAATGTATATTTTTAGTCTGAAAATtgtttaaataaatataaaattaataataaatttttattcatattttaatcatataatattttaaATTGAAATACGCCTCCGAGGGCCTTTATTAATATTAAATAGATAAAAGAATTTTATTATAATGAGTTCGTCGGTAATCTTGCTACCAGCTGAGCACCAATAAATTTATTATTGTTATTGGTGTTAAATTTTATAACCACaataaataaaatttgattaGCGAAAATAATCATACATAAACAAATGCTTACGGGTGAATTCTGTCATCTTAATATAATAACAAAGTTACAATAGAGAATCAATGAATTAAAATTGAGTGGGTCAATAATTTCTGTTTCTAATCCTTTTAGACTATCTCCAGTGAGGAATTTATACCCTTATATAGGTGAAAAACCATCGCCTATGGGGTTGAAAATTTCCCTAAACCTCTATTCCCTACCCCATATATATAGGGAATTTGATAAGGGATTTGGGGAATAAGGGAAGCAAGGGGTAGCATCCATCGATCGGTAAAGCATCCAGCGATAAGGGAATTATTCACCGGTCGGTAAATATTTCACCGATTTACTTTGCAATCATTCTAGTCTCCCCAAACATTTCACCGATCGGTTAATGCTTAATTGATATATGTGAAACATTTAAATAATTCAAAAAGTGAAAGTTGAATTTCAGTTGCAAACATTCACTGGCTCGCTTTTCAAAAACAACATATTAAGTAATTCAATCGGTTGATTTGTTCACTGATCCATTAAGTGATCGGTGAACCATTAAGCGATCGGCGAATCATCAAGCAATCGACAAACTAATAAGTTCTATTGATATAAGACATGGTGTTCCCCTGTTACTTTACACGTCGGATATAGTCACTGCCACCTCGGATATAAGGTAATTTTCTCTTTCCTCATTGGAAATGGTCTTAAAAGCTATTTCCGGATGTCTTTTAAAATTGGCCTTAAACAAAATTGCTTTTAAATAAAAGCACTTTGAAAAAAGTTTCCGAAAAAATTTGTTCCAAAGTTACAGAGAAATACAGATAGTTGTTGCCAATAAGTGTATCTCAACCGCATATTATCATGCTCAACAATATTCCCTCTTCCCTCATTGAAAGTGATGCTGAAAACGTGATTATCATCTTTTCTGACAAGGATAAGCATGCCTCTTGGATAATCCAGCAGAACATCAATGAGATTAAATCCTTGCTGCTAAACTAGATTAAGTGAAGTTTATATACAACCAAAGAGAACTCTGCATCGCATACTCTGGCTTGGTATGCATTAGAAAACCACTCTAATGTTTGGTGAAATGACGATCCCCATGTATTGTTGTATCTGTTGAAATGACGATCCCCAACCTCCCCTATCGGAAGAAACGAGAAAACCATCAGACCGATGTTCTTAAACAATAAAAAGCAGCAGGAACCACGTGACGTTGAGGTTTGTCAGAGCCTTTCGTGTGACGAAGCACTTTACTTTATAGGAATACTCCTTGACGGTTATAATTGGGTAACCTCGATAAAAGAAATCATGCATAATCATTATAGGAAGGCGCGAGCTTCGTTAGAGTACTCTCTTTAATGAGGCGAAGCTTGATAGAACGTACGTTGTCCCTAATGGTTGTGATAATTGGCGACCAATCAATTTAAATATAATAATGTACAATCCCCTGATTAAACAcgcatgcatatatatatatatgtctagttttgaattatatatatatatatattcaatcaTTGTCGACGACGAGCTTTACCGGAGTCTTAATTTGTGATACGAATCTTGATAAAATTGATCTGGATCAAATATCATCGCTTGACATTAATTACAATATATGTCTGATCTATCTCTAACTAATAAAACATGCATACGTACGTACGCCGTGCATCGATCCCATTATGCGAATTATTATCGACGTTGGGCTTCATCGGAGTCTTCAGTGTGACGAAGCTCAATCATCACCGGCCTACATAGCCAAAAAAAATTTTCTTAATGAAATAATAATAGTCTCTAATTATCAAACAATTTATTTTAAGCGGCTTTATCCTAAAATGCCTCCACattcaaaataaaaacaatatgAGATCAATTCGTCACGATATACGGTTAGAAAACttccaaaggctaaaatcatagaACTTTCAAAAAACAATCCAATAATACGTATCGTTTGTTTTCTGTTAAAATTGGGCGACAATTATTTTTTCAGC encodes the following:
- the LOC113308156 gene encoding protein WHAT'S THIS FACTOR 1 homolog: MLSALKASLLSRNSSSAVSTNSSSVLHTFLPSCSGSNHWCRFASISSLKVPWRKDRQLDEAIEQDKAWRLCNKVVKEVLNEPGHVIPLRYLEKRRERLRVAVKIETFLDRNPGLFDVYLDKIKPTTLPVPFLRVSGRLQSFLDEEKQIRDDNEQLVVAKLCKLLMMCKNKVASAEKLGDVKREFGFPNDFMCNLIPKYPNLFRLVGSPDEGKSYLELVSWNPAFAKSVIEQRAEEASNLTGIRIRPSFNVKLPKGVLLKKEMREWVRDWMELPYISPYEDASQLDQASPEMEKRTVGVFHELLSLSLLKRMPVPILGKFKEEYRFSNAFPNVFTRHSGIFYTSLKGGIKTAVLREAYENDQLIDRDPLLAIKDKFIELVKEGHREREEQVRLKREAAQNDKKQVAAEDVHLGSEQGSESCDETI